In the Candidatus Saccharibacteria bacterium oral taxon 488 genome, one interval contains:
- a CDS encoding SDR family oxidoreductase, producing MITNVNNRVIFITGSTRGIGRAVAEAAIKVGYTVILHGRKESEKGLVLAKMLKCDIYYFDVSNKVAVDFAMKRLTQKYPCLSSVVNCAGIVMPQSYNDYATKNWMDHFAVNVLGAVNVVTALRDNIRSGGAVVNVASIRGVHGSASDRVAAYSASKAALLNVTETMAKHYSPFIRVNAVSPSFTLTDMSKSWDELTIASTKSNLLQQPATTEEVASAIMFLASDSSSHITGQNLIVDGGFNVRN from the coding sequence ATGATAACGAATGTAAACAATAGGGTAATTTTTATCACAGGTTCAACTAGAGGTATTGGTAGAGCCGTTGCTGAGGCCGCAATCAAAGTAGGATATACAGTCATCTTACACGGCAGAAAAGAAAGTGAAAAGGGGTTGGTGTTGGCGAAGATGCTTAAGTGTGACATTTACTACTTTGATGTGTCAAATAAGGTGGCTGTTGATTTCGCAATGAAGAGACTGACACAGAAGTATCCATGTTTGTCGTCCGTTGTAAATTGTGCTGGTATTGTCATGCCTCAATCCTATAACGACTACGCGACTAAAAACTGGATGGATCATTTCGCCGTTAATGTACTAGGGGCTGTCAATGTAGTTACTGCATTACGTGACAACATCCGGTCGGGAGGTGCTGTTGTTAATGTGGCCTCAATCCGGGGCGTACACGGGTCTGCGTCTGACAGAGTAGCTGCATATTCTGCCTCAAAGGCTGCCCTGCTCAATGTGACAGAAACTATGGCAAAGCACTACAGTCCTTTTATTCGTGTTAATGCTGTTTCTCCGAGCTTTACGTTAACAGATATGAGTAAGTCCTGGGACGAGTTAACTATAGCATCTACTAAAAGTAATTTACTCCAACAGCCAGCAACTACAGAGGAGGTGGCATCAGCCATTATGTTTCTTGCGAGCGATAGCTCGTCGCACATTACGGGACAAAACCTAATAGTCGATGGAGGTTTTAATGTCAGAAATTAA
- a CDS encoding bifunctional 5,10-methylenetetrahydrofolate dehydrogenase/5,10-methenyltetrahydrofolate cyclohydrolase — MLDAPMLICYNQTMKSLNGAELASFIKRRQAKQVRMLRQAHHIQPRLAIVTDSDNPVIATYMRLKQRYGADILIEVEICRVATQQLPETIATLNQRDDVQGIIVQLPLAEPEQTDQIVRLVAPEKDVDGLNSERTLFDPATPMAINWLLAGYSVELAGKRLAIVGRGRLVGAPLERMWRASGLDVTVFSRGDDLSRLHEYDVIVTATGVVGLIQPNMIRPGAVVVDAGTASEDGKIVGDVAPANRTRTDIHLTPEKGGVGPLTVSALFDNVITACLRRVNAR; from the coding sequence GTGCTCGACGCGCCCATGCTGATTTGCTACAATCAAACAATGAAATCTCTCAATGGTGCAGAACTTGCGTCGTTTATCAAGCGGCGTCAGGCCAAGCAAGTGCGCATGCTCCGCCAAGCGCACCACATTCAGCCACGCCTCGCCATCGTCACCGATTCGGACAATCCAGTCATCGCCACCTACATGCGCCTCAAGCAGCGCTATGGTGCGGATATTTTGATTGAGGTAGAAATTTGTCGTGTGGCGACTCAGCAGCTACCGGAGACAATCGCGACGCTAAACCAACGCGATGATGTCCAGGGAATTATCGTCCAGCTGCCACTAGCCGAGCCAGAGCAGACCGATCAAATTGTGCGGCTGGTGGCACCGGAAAAAGACGTCGATGGCCTTAATTCTGAGCGAACGCTGTTTGACCCGGCGACACCGATGGCCATCAATTGGCTGTTAGCGGGCTATAGTGTGGAGCTGGCTGGTAAAAGGTTGGCTATTGTCGGGCGTGGGCGGCTGGTCGGTGCGCCGCTGGAGCGGATGTGGCGAGCGTCGGGACTGGACGTAACGGTATTTAGTAGGGGTGATGATTTATCGCGACTACACGAATATGACGTCATCGTCACGGCAACCGGCGTGGTAGGACTGATTCAGCCAAATATGATCCGACCTGGTGCGGTGGTGGTTGACGCAGGAACCGCCTCGGAGGATGGTAAGATTGTTGGTGACGTGGCACCGGCGAATCGGACGCGCACCGACATTCACTTGACACCAGAAAAGGGCGGCGTCGGCCCACTGACGGTGAGTGCGTTGTTTGATAATGTGATTACGGCGTGCCTGCGCCGGGTTAATGCTCGGTAG
- a CDS encoding glycosyltransferase, with protein sequence MMIFTRGLVMKILIFSMEYPPIKGGGGTYALNLVNALTAHYPDTSIAVMTSGTEDSVDHLNERVSIYRFRSCQHAYDNNSLSAKLIDDFKAVVTSIKPDIIHAFHSIPIIVACLTREQIKTPYVCTQHRTPEPGWMSEKLDGKGELASLAYDLGLNSTWIAPSVCFRNNLLKHGVSHTNIKTIYTSINENYFYYKDFSKARKRLHKMLRIDDDQKIVTMPVVNRPRKDIRFCLRAVDGLDPAERADISVLITGVNAGSNDILEFRELYPKVNIVEHGSFDNSIMPSIIAGSDVVVMSSLYEGFGISCIEALASGVRTAIRVSPGQEEIIKLMKQYAYPFSTIQELQQIISGSTFTTEQHRESQAVQTKSIFSQEKQASSHMEVYSRVLTQATPIPTVVQLQDELEKVFKNRSKVLLKEVDAIFISGSVAKGDYIPGWSDIDIVVICKNGAASDAVVSKIRKFQQNLTAIYKCKVGIDYISSQYLLSQSKSSLISQHEVPNLILFHEGNVDHTQKGVLYKDGSFKFPVFANDKFQYLSLDEYKEMCRGIVHETLFRAGDSLASSVKALRIVTKTCVYLLRMRVLVQSGEYIQSYDELISDHVQQYNTKILQDVYASARGARLNNRHDVEKYTKKALACFHRLVETL encoded by the coding sequence TTGATGATATTTACCCGAGGCTTGGTCATGAAGATTTTAATATTTAGCATGGAGTATCCTCCTATTAAGGGAGGCGGCGGAACATATGCGCTTAATCTCGTAAATGCACTGACTGCACACTATCCTGACACGAGTATAGCCGTTATGACAAGCGGCACAGAAGACAGTGTCGATCACTTGAACGAAAGAGTGAGTATTTATAGGTTTAGGAGCTGTCAACACGCATACGACAATAATTCTCTGTCTGCAAAATTAATAGACGACTTCAAGGCTGTAGTTACATCCATTAAACCCGATATTATCCATGCTTTCCACTCCATTCCTATTATCGTTGCATGTCTTACTCGTGAGCAAATTAAAACCCCCTACGTATGTACACAGCACCGAACACCGGAGCCGGGCTGGATGTCAGAAAAGCTAGATGGTAAAGGTGAACTAGCTAGTTTAGCCTACGATCTAGGGCTTAACAGTACTTGGATAGCTCCATCTGTATGTTTTCGCAATAATTTATTGAAACATGGCGTTAGCCATACTAACATAAAAACAATATATACATCTATAAACGAAAACTACTTTTACTATAAAGATTTTAGCAAAGCTAGAAAAAGGCTGCATAAAATGCTTCGTATTGATGATGACCAAAAGATAGTCACCATGCCTGTTGTCAATAGGCCTAGGAAGGATATCAGGTTCTGTTTGCGGGCGGTTGATGGCCTTGATCCTGCTGAAAGAGCGGACATAAGTGTTCTGATAACGGGTGTTAATGCTGGATCAAATGATATTCTTGAATTTCGTGAATTATATCCGAAAGTTAACATCGTAGAACATGGAAGCTTTGATAATAGTATTATGCCTTCAATTATTGCAGGATCTGATGTAGTAGTAATGAGCTCGCTTTACGAAGGCTTTGGCATATCTTGCATTGAGGCACTTGCGAGTGGAGTAAGAACTGCAATTCGTGTTTCACCAGGCCAAGAGGAAATAATTAAACTTATGAAGCAGTATGCGTATCCGTTTTCAACTATACAAGAGCTGCAGCAAATAATCTCTGGCTCTACTTTTACGACCGAGCAGCACAGAGAAAGCCAAGCAGTTCAAACAAAATCTATTTTTTCACAGGAGAAACAAGCATCTAGCCATATGGAGGTGTATAGCCGTGTGCTTACACAGGCAACACCAATACCAACGGTTGTGCAGCTGCAAGATGAACTTGAAAAAGTATTTAAGAATAGATCTAAGGTGTTATTAAAAGAGGTTGACGCAATATTCATATCTGGTAGCGTAGCAAAGGGCGACTACATACCAGGATGGAGTGATATTGACATTGTTGTAATATGTAAAAATGGAGCTGCTTCAGATGCGGTAGTTTCAAAGATTAGAAAATTTCAGCAAAATCTAACAGCAATTTATAAATGTAAAGTTGGTATAGATTACATATCATCCCAATATCTTCTGAGTCAGTCTAAATCATCGCTCATATCGCAGCATGAAGTCCCGAATCTTATATTATTTCATGAAGGTAATGTAGATCATACCCAAAAGGGAGTTCTATACAAAGATGGTTCATTCAAGTTTCCGGTTTTTGCAAATGATAAATTTCAATACCTATCTCTTGATGAGTATAAAGAAATGTGTAGAGGAATAGTTCACGAAACACTTTTTAGGGCAGGTGATTCGCTAGCTTCTTCTGTAAAAGCGCTACGCATTGTCACTAAGACCTGCGTTTACTTGTTGCGTATGCGTGTACTAGTGCAGAGCGGGGAGTATATACAAAGTTATGACGAACTTATATCCGATCATGTTCAACAGTACAACACTAAAATACTACAAGATGTATATGCGTCAGCAAGAGGTGCGAGACTCAATAACAGGCATGATGTTGAAAAATATACGAAGAAGGCTCTTGCCTGTTTCCATCGCCTGGTCGAAACACTATAA
- a CDS encoding NUDIX domain-containing protein, producing the protein MVVYNSFMEMPMEFKDQKSEYMCNNLGIVRNLISALPDSINRIDMLAQNVEGGDMPKRCRALLFSNDGKNIAIIGRERDGCSYAVLPGGGVEGADFNAIDTVNRELYEELSIKADQFTVYEEEAIEMEPDVWVFLAVVNDKNIELSLGDDSPEAFRNGNSERGFYYPMWLPVENLASLNLRPYHFRDAIAEAISKQ; encoded by the coding sequence ATGGTCGTATATAATAGTTTCATGGAGATGCCTATGGAGTTTAAAGATCAGAAGTCGGAGTATATGTGCAACAATCTTGGTATTGTCCGCAATCTTATTAGTGCATTGCCCGACAGCATTAATCGTATTGATATGTTAGCTCAAAATGTCGAAGGTGGCGATATGCCTAAACGATGTAGGGCTCTGTTGTTTAGCAATGATGGAAAAAATATTGCTATTATTGGTAGAGAGCGTGATGGGTGCAGTTATGCTGTTCTGCCGGGTGGGGGCGTTGAGGGCGCAGATTTTAATGCTATAGATACTGTCAACCGTGAGCTTTATGAAGAGCTTTCTATTAAGGCAGATCAATTTACCGTGTACGAAGAAGAGGCTATAGAAATGGAGCCTGATGTATGGGTATTTTTAGCGGTGGTAAACGATAAGAATATAGAACTATCGCTTGGTGACGATAGCCCAGAGGCTTTCAGAAACGGAAATTCTGAGCGTGGATTTTATTATCCTATGTGGCTTCCAGTAGAGAACTTGGCATCTCTAAACTTACGGCCATATCATTTTAGGGACGCTATAGCAGAGGCTATTAGCAAACAATGA
- the glgP gene encoding alpha-glucan family phosphorylase, which translates to MDSYSYTNTSPYQPQDIEDASEFYDVIERSSLTHQLSESRPYVYWTMEIYDKANGIKGGGGLGVLAADTRRVAEKLEVPFVVVTPFYRSESHQKITDLAQTEYVEKVSPQEYGFHYIDEVSVSSAGFPDASLSVFRKTLGSTQFVTISEPNFGQLYEGEGSGDHRLYQEVALGFGGYKALKLLGIKPAVIQLNETATIFAALARLDELCANGMNLYEAIVYVRKHTLYTNHTLLQAAEPEFHRSQFEKLVLPNLKSNAVRCWLMEQFRGDVLRPNLLAIELTEAKNGVSKLHARVANFRDRNNDKVKFHAITNGIDLETWVLPEILQAYREHTILDKFGLPTEQYQEAITGLSAATIRSLKRTGRLKLNRILARRKDQYNNPVHLPENALVFDFKRRFANYKRPHLAFERPEVLKQILLDNNAHYILAGKVHQGDHGMYQQLLTILKLVDSDPVLRERVHYIQDYDETLGRALAIGSDVAINVPIIGLEACGTSWEKDIANLKLLISTSDGGVADIKPIACLEVSGVSSEDETISLYANMRRAAQIVASDELLTQHIHRQLIAYLPIISGARMLKDYLKFLFPARHTTK; encoded by the coding sequence ATGGATTCATATTCATACACAAACACTTCACCATACCAGCCACAGGACATTGAAGACGCCTCCGAATTCTATGACGTAATTGAGCGTAGTAGCCTGACGCATCAATTGTCTGAGTCACGGCCGTACGTTTACTGGACAATGGAAATTTATGACAAGGCCAACGGCATCAAAGGCGGTGGCGGCTTGGGCGTATTGGCGGCAGACACGCGGCGGGTAGCCGAAAAGCTGGAAGTACCATTTGTGGTGGTGACGCCATTTTACCGCAGCGAATCACACCAAAAAATTACCGACCTCGCACAAACTGAATACGTTGAGAAGGTCTCGCCCCAGGAGTATGGCTTTCATTATATTGATGAGGTTTCGGTTAGCTCCGCCGGCTTTCCCGATGCTAGCCTCAGCGTCTTTCGCAAGACACTCGGCTCAACGCAATTTGTTACCATCTCAGAGCCAAACTTTGGGCAATTGTACGAAGGCGAAGGCTCGGGTGATCACCGGCTGTACCAAGAAGTGGCGCTTGGGTTTGGCGGCTATAAAGCCTTGAAATTACTCGGCATCAAGCCAGCCGTCATCCAGCTCAATGAAACCGCAACAATTTTTGCGGCATTGGCCCGGCTGGACGAGCTATGCGCCAACGGCATGAATTTATATGAAGCAATTGTTTACGTCCGCAAACACACGCTCTACACCAACCACACTCTACTCCAGGCAGCTGAACCGGAGTTCCACCGCTCGCAATTTGAAAAATTAGTACTGCCAAACCTCAAAAGCAATGCTGTGCGCTGCTGGCTGATGGAGCAATTTCGGGGCGACGTCCTGCGACCAAACTTGTTGGCAATTGAGCTGACCGAAGCCAAAAATGGCGTCAGTAAACTGCACGCCCGTGTGGCAAATTTCCGCGACCGCAACAACGACAAAGTCAAATTCCACGCCATCACCAACGGCATCGACCTCGAGACATGGGTACTGCCAGAAATCTTACAGGCCTATCGTGAGCATACTATCCTTGATAAGTTTGGCTTGCCAACAGAGCAGTATCAAGAGGCAATCACTGGGCTATCAGCCGCTACTATTCGATCGCTCAAGCGTACTGGTCGGCTGAAATTAAATCGAATTCTCGCAAGGCGCAAGGATCAATACAACAACCCAGTTCACCTGCCCGAGAATGCTCTGGTGTTTGACTTCAAGCGGCGATTCGCCAATTACAAGCGGCCACACCTGGCATTTGAGCGCCCAGAAGTACTCAAGCAGATTCTACTTGATAACAATGCTCACTACATTCTCGCCGGCAAGGTCCATCAGGGCGATCATGGTATGTATCAGCAGCTCCTGACCATCCTCAAGCTCGTCGATAGCGACCCTGTCCTGCGTGAGCGCGTCCACTACATTCAAGATTACGACGAGACCCTGGGGCGAGCGCTGGCGATTGGCTCAGATGTTGCTATCAACGTGCCGATCATTGGCCTCGAGGCCTGCGGTACATCATGGGAAAAAGATATCGCCAATCTCAAGCTACTCATCTCCACCAGCGACGGCGGCGTTGCCGATATCAAGCCAATCGCTTGTCTCGAGGTAAGCGGTGTGAGCTCAGAGGACGAGACCATCTCGCTCTACGCTAATATGCGGCGAGCAGCGCAAATCGTCGCTAGTGATGAGCTACTGACGCAGCACATTCATCGCCAGCTCATAGCCTATCTACCGATCATATCGGGTGCACGGATGCTCAAAGATTACCTCAAGTTTCTGTTTCCCGCCCGCCATACAACCAAATAG
- a CDS encoding serine hydroxymethyltransferase: MQDTQVADLIAAEIKRQQLGIEMIPSENYVSTSVLKALGSVFTNKYSEGYPGRRYYGGQENTDQIEQLAIDRAKQLFGADHANVQPHSGAQANEAVYYAWCEPGDTILAMDLAHGGHLTHGAPVTRSAREYTFVRYGIKDVETGEIDYEEIRRLALKHRPKIILAGFSAYPRELDYARFAEIGNEVGAMLMADMSHIAGLIVGGVAKNPFDYGFHVITTTTHKTLRGPRGGLILSRGIASNPLKRPEKTLENLPTLIDRAVFPGTQGGPHMHTIAAKAVAFGEALRPEFTEYAQQIVKNAAVLADELKRGGLKLVTGGTSNHLVLADIYGSFGIDGKTAQERLEASGITANANAIPNDTLPPFRPSGLRLGTPALTTRGMMEAEIKQIAEWIITAITTEDPAEYAKIKQQTTSLAARFPLPYN, encoded by the coding sequence ATGCAAGATACACAGGTCGCCGATTTGATTGCGGCAGAAATAAAACGGCAGCAGTTGGGGATCGAAATGATCCCAAGCGAAAATTACGTTTCAACTAGTGTACTCAAGGCGCTGGGCAGCGTCTTTACCAACAAATATTCTGAAGGTTACCCCGGACGACGCTATTACGGCGGACAAGAAAACACCGACCAGATTGAGCAGCTGGCGATTGACCGCGCCAAACAACTATTCGGTGCTGATCACGCCAATGTCCAGCCGCACTCTGGCGCCCAGGCCAACGAGGCGGTGTATTATGCATGGTGCGAGCCTGGCGATACTATCCTAGCGATGGATTTGGCGCATGGCGGCCACCTGACGCATGGCGCGCCAGTCACCCGCTCAGCCCGTGAGTATACCTTCGTCCGCTACGGTATCAAGGATGTCGAGACTGGTGAAATTGACTATGAAGAAATTCGCCGTTTGGCGCTGAAACATCGGCCAAAGATTATCTTGGCGGGATTTTCAGCTTATCCGAGAGAGCTGGATTACGCCAGGTTTGCCGAGATTGGCAACGAAGTCGGCGCTATGTTGATGGCGGATATGAGCCACATCGCTGGATTAATCGTTGGCGGCGTGGCTAAAAATCCGTTTGATTATGGCTTTCACGTTATCACCACTACCACGCACAAAACCTTGCGCGGTCCGCGCGGTGGCTTGATTTTGTCGAGGGGCATAGCCAGCAACCCTTTGAAGCGGCCGGAAAAAACCTTGGAAAACTTGCCGACACTGATCGACCGGGCGGTCTTCCCTGGCACCCAGGGCGGCCCGCACATGCACACCATCGCTGCCAAGGCAGTAGCCTTTGGCGAGGCGCTCCGCCCAGAGTTCACGGAATACGCCCAGCAAATCGTAAAGAATGCAGCCGTTCTGGCGGATGAGCTGAAGCGCGGCGGTTTGAAGTTAGTGACAGGCGGCACCAGCAACCACTTGGTGCTGGCGGATATTTACGGCAGCTTTGGTATTGATGGTAAAACTGCTCAGGAGCGACTGGAAGCCAGCGGTATCACCGCCAACGCCAACGCCATCCCGAACGATACTCTGCCGCCATTCCGTCCCAGCGGCTTGCGTCTAGGCACGCCAGCGCTCACTACGCGCGGCATGATGGAAGCGGAAATTAAGCAAATTGCTGAGTGGATTATTACAGCGATAACTACAGAGGACCCGGCAGAATACGCAAAAATTAAGCAACAAACTACTAGCCTTGCGGCGCGTTTTCCGCTACCATATAACTAA
- a CDS encoding UDP-N-acetylglucosamine 1-carboxyvinyltransferase has protein sequence MSMNDYLQKIGVIITENRNRKGLTQTQLAEAIGTSQSAINRIENGGQNISVEMLMRISDVLNCDIVTLNHSGKMNFRVHGGKKLSGDISVKTSKNAAVGLLCASLLNKGKTTLRHVARIEEVNRIIEVLNSIGVKTRWLRKNDLEIIPPARLRLEDMDIAAAKRTRTVIMFLGPLLHQYHDFQLPFAGGCNLGKRTVEPHLSGLKHFGMQVAAEGGYYHARVEPTTGDRIILLTERGDTVTENVIMAAALSPDTTIIRNASPNYMVQDVCFFLQKLGVTIEGIGTTTLKITGRSHVNTAVDYYPSEDPIEAMSFIAAAVVTDSEITVRRAPIEFLEIELATLAEMGLQYELSEEYAANNGRTRLVDITLKHSKLVAPKDKIHALPFPGINMDNLPFLGLIATVAKGRTLVHDWSYENRAIYFTELSKLNAQIELVDPHRVYITGPTRWKPADVVAPPALRPSVVVLLAMLAAPGVSILRDVYSINRGYEELAQRLNSLGAEIEVITE, from the coding sequence ATGAGCATGAATGACTATCTCCAAAAAATCGGCGTTATTATCACCGAAAATCGTAATCGTAAAGGCCTCACCCAGACACAGCTAGCTGAGGCCATTGGTACATCACAAAGTGCCATTAACCGTATCGAGAACGGCGGTCAGAATATTAGCGTCGAGATGCTAATGAGGATTAGCGATGTACTCAATTGTGATATCGTTACGCTCAATCACTCAGGCAAGATGAACTTTCGGGTGCATGGCGGTAAAAAACTTTCTGGTGATATATCGGTCAAAACGAGCAAGAATGCAGCCGTGGGGCTGCTCTGCGCCAGCCTGCTCAACAAGGGAAAAACGACGCTGCGCCATGTGGCGCGTATCGAAGAGGTTAACCGGATCATTGAGGTGCTCAACTCGATTGGCGTTAAAACCCGTTGGCTGCGAAAGAACGACCTGGAGATTATACCACCGGCGCGGCTGAGGCTGGAGGATATGGACATCGCTGCCGCTAAACGCACGCGTACCGTGATCATGTTCCTTGGCCCGCTACTTCATCAATATCATGATTTTCAGTTGCCATTTGCCGGTGGCTGTAACCTCGGCAAGCGCACGGTGGAGCCGCACCTGTCGGGCCTGAAGCATTTTGGGATGCAGGTAGCGGCCGAGGGTGGGTACTATCATGCGCGCGTCGAGCCGACAACGGGCGATCGGATAATTTTATTGACTGAGCGCGGCGACACGGTGACGGAAAACGTTATCATGGCGGCGGCGCTGTCACCAGACACCACCATCATCCGCAACGCCAGCCCGAACTACATGGTGCAGGATGTGTGTTTCTTCTTGCAGAAATTGGGCGTGACCATCGAAGGAATTGGTACAACGACACTGAAAATCACGGGCCGGTCGCACGTCAATACAGCAGTTGATTATTACCCGTCTGAAGACCCGATTGAGGCGATGAGCTTTATCGCGGCGGCCGTGGTGACTGATTCAGAAATCACGGTGCGCCGGGCGCCAATTGAGTTTCTGGAAATTGAGCTGGCAACATTGGCTGAGATGGGTTTGCAATATGAGTTAAGTGAGGAATATGCAGCCAACAACGGTCGTACTCGCTTGGTGGATATCACGCTGAAACACTCCAAGTTGGTTGCGCCAAAGGACAAGATTCACGCGCTGCCGTTTCCGGGGATTAATATGGACAACCTGCCGTTCTTGGGGCTGATTGCGACCGTCGCTAAAGGCCGGACATTGGTGCACGACTGGAGTTACGAGAACCGAGCGATTTATTTCACCGAGCTGAGTAAATTGAACGCACAGATCGAACTGGTTGACCCGCATCGGGTGTATATCACTGGCCCGACCAGGTGGAAGCCCGCTGATGTTGTGGCGCCGCCAGCGCTGCGGCCGTCGGTTGTGGTACTGCTCGCCATGTTAGCGGCGCCGGGCGTGTCAATCTTGCGTGATGTGTATTCAATTAATCGCGGCTACGAGGAACTAGCGCAGCGGCTCAATTCACTGGGTGCAGAGATTGAAGTTATCACCGAGTAG
- a CDS encoding DUF11 domain-containing protein codes for MRNLSSLFRSLSLRHYAVLAVVAVTAAVPTTLWALDSDHSANTNTQAPTNTKPTPVYSCNALSIDQFSATSFKFSVKYSAHGGATYKTTIYKVYDASGKEVYRTGNEFKGFAPGTYTVKAFIVVDVNGKEEMVTSDACTKQATVPGETPAPQPKPEPKPQPRPEPKPDKPPKITLALAVKTTVNGAQHKTVAVNEAFTYQVTVTNTGTVTLRDTYATNAAPQGVTYLKASGGTIQNNTWQTLISELKPNESKTFTIDAVVKQYVAGTLTSTTCLKSEQASLEGHSNCSSATIEVTKPQAPAPQPKPAPTPQPKQPKPAPADPKQPNPAQPAPQPKPEPKTPDQSKQPSTNDNQQSPSASGGTQTTNPPAAPTTVGELPRTGNATDTLVGGLGLGALLTAGVAYLISRRHV; via the coding sequence ATGCGAAACTTATCATCACTATTCCGCTCGCTATCGCTGCGTCACTACGCTGTTTTAGCGGTAGTCGCAGTTACAGCGGCAGTGCCAACTACATTATGGGCGCTAGATTCTGATCACTCCGCCAACACCAATACCCAAGCGCCGACGAACACAAAACCTACGCCAGTTTACAGCTGTAATGCGCTCAGTATTGATCAGTTTTCGGCTACTAGTTTCAAGTTCTCAGTCAAATATTCCGCTCATGGCGGCGCTACCTATAAGACAACAATTTACAAAGTCTACGACGCCAGCGGCAAAGAGGTATACCGAACTGGTAACGAGTTCAAGGGCTTCGCACCAGGTACATACACGGTCAAAGCCTTTATCGTCGTTGACGTAAACGGCAAAGAAGAGATGGTGACCAGCGATGCCTGCACCAAACAGGCCACAGTCCCCGGCGAAACCCCGGCTCCCCAACCAAAACCTGAGCCAAAGCCACAACCGAGGCCTGAACCGAAGCCAGATAAACCACCGAAAATCACTCTAGCGCTTGCCGTCAAGACTACCGTCAATGGTGCGCAACACAAGACAGTCGCCGTCAACGAGGCCTTCACTTACCAGGTAACTGTCACCAACACGGGGACGGTTACGCTGCGGGATACGTACGCCACCAATGCCGCACCACAAGGTGTAACCTATCTAAAGGCGTCTGGCGGCACAATTCAGAATAATACCTGGCAGACATTGATTAGTGAGCTCAAGCCAAATGAGTCAAAAACATTTACTATTGACGCAGTCGTTAAACAATACGTCGCGGGCACATTGACCAGCACAACCTGCCTCAAGAGCGAGCAGGCTTCGCTTGAGGGTCATAGCAATTGTAGCAGCGCCACTATAGAGGTGACTAAGCCGCAGGCCCCGGCTCCCCAACCGAAACCAGCGCCAACGCCACAGCCAAAGCAACCAAAGCCAGCACCGGCTGACCCAAAACAACCAAACCCAGCCCAACCAGCTCCCCAACCAAAACCTGAGCCAAAAACGCCAGACCAGTCGAAGCAGCCATCGACCAACGATAATCAGCAGTCACCTTCAGCCTCGGGCGGCACACAAACCACCAACCCACCTGCCGCACCGACGACCGTTGGCGAGCTGCCACGGACCGGTAACGCCACTGACACGCTCGTTGGTGGACTGGGTCTTGGCGCCCTGCTCACTGCTGGAGTCGCCTACCTCATCAGTCGACGTCATGTGTAA
- a CDS encoding response regulator encodes MVKIAIIEDDATISQMYRMKFEADGFDVRLAGNGIIGVSLIESFRPDVILLDIQMPEMDGAEALRRIRSHAWGKTIPVIVLTNLGEEEAPREMRSLGIQGYIVKANLTPRQVVAQVKAITAKP; translated from the coding sequence ATGGTTAAAATTGCTATCATCGAGGATGATGCGACAATCAGTCAGATGTACCGAATGAAGTTCGAGGCTGACGGATTTGACGTGCGACTAGCCGGCAATGGGATCATTGGCGTTAGCTTAATTGAATCATTCCGACCAGATGTCATTCTGCTTGATATCCAAATGCCCGAGATGGACGGAGCCGAAGCTTTACGGCGTATTCGCTCACACGCATGGGGCAAGACGATACCAGTCATTGTGCTAACCAACCTTGGTGAGGAAGAAGCCCCGCGCGAGATGCGTTCACTCGGCATCCAGGGTTATATCGTCAAGGCTAATCTCACCCCGCGCCAAGTTGTCGCCCAGGTCAAGGCAATCACCGCAAAGCCGTGA
- a CDS encoding type II secretion system protein: MISSNKTKGFTLVELLIVIVVIAILAAISIAAYNGVSNKARDSERLASARDIINAAAVYNSEKGHWPTIAELGSFNTIRLPDQVKSRLGTTAPSPTDKSKYLYELCGTAPNVTGAKVTYWKEAIDGHEAHEKIVSSGSGC; the protein is encoded by the coding sequence ATGATTTCTTCAAACAAAACTAAAGGTTTCACATTGGTTGAGCTCTTGATCGTTATCGTGGTCATCGCTATCTTGGCTGCTATTTCGATAGCAGCGTACAATGGTGTATCCAACAAAGCTCGGGATAGCGAGAGGTTAGCCAGCGCACGCGACATCATCAATGCTGCCGCCGTGTACAACTCAGAAAAAGGCCACTGGCCGACAATAGCAGAGCTGGGGTCATTTAATACGATTAGGTTACCTGACCAGGTAAAAAGTCGCCTCGGAACTACCGCACCAAGTCCAACCGATAAAAGCAAGTATCTATACGAGTTGTGCGGAACTGCTCCAAACGTTACCGGAGCAAAAGTTACCTACTGGAAAGAAGCTATTGATGGACACGAAGCTCACGAGAAGATAGTCAGTAGCGGTAGCGGTTGTTAA